From Vanrija pseudolonga chromosome 1, complete sequence, a single genomic window includes:
- the dotC_4 gene encoding Efflux pump dotC, with amino-acid sequence MPRAAIHDQAVHLTGVQLAVVFVTLALVMFLATLDTTCVSTAVPAIAADLHAGSSITWVGTSALVASTTTQVVAARLSDIFGRAPLLQLSLATFALGNLLCGFANSPGWLYAARGVAGVGGGALNSLALIVISDVVSLRERGKYMSYMGIPVALGLGIGPEVGGALSDHLSWRWAFWVTVPFAVAAMPVMWWFLPLKPVPGRLGDKLRAVDWAGSVLGLAGVVLVLVPVSAGGSTWAWNSKESIALLVVGSVLCVAFIVVEHYHPLPILPLHLFLNRTVSLVLGTMFLVGIVWFGQFYIAPLYLQNVLAYSAVEAGALLLPLLIGQAVVMAGVGYAMKRWGHTRGIILAGYGIWTAGQGMQLAWGIKRDLGAILGALLVQGIGFGLTSQTTLVLAQASCDPADRAVVTGARNLFRTAGGAAGLALSTALINAVFARHLPSSLAPDVATQLKNDGFGLANVPDALKGDVTHAYFIALRAVFILYTPVIGLCLLLCFFASDAELETRPVPPAATQAEDGIELADRMTAAEPTDIKPDDEEPQASDKKRVLAHGRADGAAESDAEPGPSRYSTRQSSRRRLSARVETTT; translated from the exons atgccgcgcgccgcgatcCACGACCAAGCGGTGCACCTGACGGGGGTCCAGCTCGCGGTCGTCTTTGTAACCCTCGCGCTGGTCATGTTCCTCGCGACGCTGGACACGACGTGCGTGTccaccgccgtgccggcgATCGCGGCCGACCTGCACGCAGGGAGCAGCATAACGTGGGTGGGCACGAGCGCGCTGGTggccagcacgacgacgcaggtcgtcgccgcgcgcctgtCGGACATATtcgggcgcgcgccgctcctccagctctcgctcgccaccTTCGCCCTCGGCAACTTGCTCTGCGGGTTCGCGAACTCCCCGGGGTGGCTgtacgctgcgcgcggcgtcgcgggcgtcggcggcggcgcgctcaactcgctcgcgctcatcgtcaTCTCCGACGTCGTCagcctgcgcgagcgcggaaAGTACATGTCGTACATGGGCATCcctgtcgcgctcggcctcggcatcgggcctgaggtcggcggcgcgctgtcCGACCACCtcagctggcgctgggcctTCTGGGTCACTGTCCCGTTCGCGGTCGCTGCCATGCCCGTCATGTGGTGGTTCCTGCCCCTCAAACCTGTTCCGGGACGGCTGGGGgacaagctgcgcgccgtcgactgggcaggcagcgtgctcggcctcgcgggcgtcgtgctcgtgctcgtgcccgtctcggcgggcggcagcacATGGGCGTGGAACTCGAAAGAGAGCATCGCgctactcgtcgtcggcagcgtgctGTGCGTGGcgttcatcgtcgtcga acACTACCACCCGCTCCCAATCCTCCCTCTGCACCTCTTCCTCAACCGCACCGTgtcgctcgtcctcggcaccaTGTTCCTCGTCGGCATAGTCTGGTTCGGCCAGTTCTACATCGCGCCGCTCTACCTCCAGAACGTGCTGGCCTacagcgccgtcgaggccggcgcgctcctcctccccctcctgATCGGTCAGGCAGTCGTCATGGCCGGCGTGGGGTACGCGATGAAGCGCTGGGGCCATACGCGGGGCATCATCCTCGCAGGCTACGGTATCTGGACGGCGGGGCAGGGGATGCAGCTCGCGTGGGGCATCAAGCGCGACCTTggcgccatcctcggcgcgttGCTGGTACAGGGTATCGGCTTTGGCCTGACCTCGCAGACTA cgctggtgctggcccAGGCGAGCTGCGAccccgccgaccgcgccgtcgtcacggGCGCACGTAACCTCTTCCGCACAGCaggcggtgccgccggcctggCGCTCTCGACGGCGCTCATCAACGCCGTGTTCGCGCGCCACctgccctcctcgctcgcgcccgacgtCGCCACACAGCTCAAGAACGACGGGTTCGGCCTCGCCAACGTCCCTGACGCCCTCAAGGGAGACGTCACGCACGCGTACTTTatcgccctccgcgccgtctTCATCCTCTACACGCCTGTCATTGGGCTGTGCTTGCTCTTGTGCTTCTTTGCGAGC GATGCCGAGCTTGAGACTCGCCCGGTTCCGCCGGCTGCGACGCAGGCCGAAGACGGTATCGAGCTGGCTGACCGCATGACAGCGGCCGAGCCGACAGATATCAAGCCGGATGACGAGGAACCCCAAGCCTCGGACAAGAAGCGCGTTCTGGCCCATGGCCGTGCTGACGGTGCGGCGGAGAGCGACGCTGAGCCCGGCCCAAGCCGCTACTCTACGCGCCAgtcgagccggcggcgcctTAGCGCGCGCGTGGAGACAACGACATAG
- the RRP46 gene encoding Exosome complex component RRP46, with translation MPRADGRTPNDLRPLRASVGELDRADGSGRFAFGPVAALASFTGPIEVRLREERVDRATLEVVHRPLEGVAGTTSRALVSTLEGVFAPLLALSAFPRALVQLVVQSLTPAYAPHPSSLAEGRQVSWPPAEYEAAGAAAPLGTSTFAARAAAINAASLSALHAGSIGMRAVPFAVALAYVDGELLLDPSADEEAAATARFGFGWAFGTGISSASGAMELDGEEAEAELVWAEAEGEFSKDEFDDARDLSRAAAAEVLAFAKEQLEAFFTR, from the exons atgccccgCGCAGACGGAAGAACACCAAACGACCTGCGCCCGCTCCGCGCgtccgtcggcgagctggaccgCGCAGACGGTTCGGGACGCTTTGCCTTTG gccccgtcgccgcgctggcctcATTCACCGGCCCGATCGAGgtgcgcctgcgcgaggagcgcgtcgaccgcgccacGCTCGAGGTGGTGCACCGCccgctcgagggcgtcgcgggcacgacgtcgcgcgcgctcgtgagcaccctcgagggcgtgttcgcgccgctgctcgcgctctcggccttcccgcgcgcgctcgtccagctcgtcgtgcaGTCGCTTACCCCGGCATACGCGCCGCAtccgtcctcgctcgccgagggacGGCAGGTGTCCTGGCCCCCGGCGGAGTACGAGGCGGCTGGAgcggctgcgccgctcggcaCGAGCACgttcgccgcgcgcgcggcggcgatcaACGCCGCTAGCTTGAGCGCACTGCATGCTGGCTCGATCGGGatgcgcgccgtgccgtttgccgtcgcgctcgcgtaTGTCGACGGagagctgctcctcgaccccagcgccgacgaggaggcggccgcgaccgcgcGGTTTGGGTTTGGCTGGGCATTCGGTACCGGTATCTCGTCTGCCTCTGGGGCTATGGAgctcgatggcgaggaggccgaggcggagcttGTTTGGGCCGAGGCTGAGGGCGAGTTCAGCAAGGACGAG ttcgacgacgcccgcgacctctctcgcgcggccgccgccgaggtcctcgccTTTGccaaggagcagctcgaggctTTCTTCACGAGGTAG
- the SPAC637.09 gene encoding putative exonuclease, producing MASSSDLKRKFEAGNGAKAGAGAATDDGFTMVQRRKQKKLDKRRPEFHYDMAYFRTGKKIGIAHIRDLSVFINVSDGRKPDWMVVDNPHSVKHTVVVLAAGLLPQHIGLEPLPPAASLPFVTIPKGPTPGRVQSIKKLFSYGCPTRAPGDNRKMHSVVSGLLRGPLTEKEKKRREKEAKTMQDSHQKGEEYSPVLFLLTPNQMSSNGYRLPTYVTGGPELFIPGKVPKDVAAVLAASRKGKEPGFDDEGVVMPAGARPIELDENGRRRRGNIRSEEGWVETPEAKGPPPGGKYPVLAVDCEMVLTEDGQELARVSVVDCETQQSVFDELVTPPKPVTDYLARFSGMTAEGLATAKYTLESVQEALVTGPQPIITPHTILLGHSLDCDLDSLKIRHPLVIDTSVIYRHHRGPPFKPSLKYLTQKYLGKVIQQGEGGHDSEEDARACAGLLKMKLIHGPDFGDPNEDSESVFERLARSNQSTLIADHGNPRQWYGAAATTAVGCTTDDEVVDAVVKHVDGHKYTFARLTELSTVQRWNSSGDHDVDMTDMSDSVELDEALDDFDGRLQRLHAALPPNSALILLTGNADPRPMVSLNQRRMRFERAFRALGSTEDIPPESRWMAEDDREYERAVAEAREGMAFFCVKA from the exons ATGGCCTCGTCATCAGACCTAAAGCGCAAGTTCGAGGCCGGGAACGGAGCAAAGGCTGGAGCCGGTGCCGCAACCGACGACGGCTTCACGATGGTGCAGAGAAGGAAACAGAAGAAGCTCGACAAGCGCCGCCCCGAATTCCACTATGACATGGCCTACTTCCGTACCGGCAAGAAGATTGGCATTGCG CACATCCGCGACCTGTCGGTGTTCATCAACGTCAGCGACGGACGGAAGCCCGACTGGATGGTGGTCGAC AACCCCCACAGTGTCAAGCACACGGTGGTTGTCCTCGCTGCTGGATTGCTTCCCCAGCACATTGGCCTCGAGCCCCTCCCTCCTGCCGCGTCATTGCCCTTCGTGACGATACCGAAGGGCCCTACCCCCGGGCGAGTGCAGAGCATCAAGAAGTTGTTCTCGTACGGATGCCCCACGCGCGCACCAGGCGACAACCGCAAGATGCACTCGGTCGTCAGCGGACTCCTCCGTGGGCCATTGacggagaaggagaagaagaggcgagagaaggaggccaagacAATGCAGG ACAGCCACCAGAAGGGAGAGGAGTACTCGCCAGTCCTCTTCCTGTTGACACCTAACCAAATGTCTTCGAACGGCTATCGCCTTCCAACCTATGTTACGGGCGGCCCGGAGCTGTTTATCCCCGGCAAGGTGCCAAAAGACGTGGCCGCGGTGCTTGCTGCGAgccgcaagggcaaggagccTGGattcgacgacgagggagtGGTGATGCCTGCTGGCGCCCGCCCtatcgagctcgacgagaacGGACGGAGGAGACGAGGCAACATTCGTAGCGAGGAGGGCTGGGTCGAGACGCCAGAGGCAAAGGGTCCGCCACCTGGTGGCAAGTACCCAGTGTTGGCCGTCGACTGCGAGATG GTCTTGACGGAGGACGGCCAAGAGCTCGCGCGGGTATCGGTCGTTGACTGTGAGACGCAGCAGAGCGTGTTTGACGAGTTGGTCACTCCACCCAAGCCCGTCACAGACTACCTCGCGCG ATTCTCAGGTATGACTGCAGAGGGACTCGCCACGGCCAAGTACACCCTCGAGTCGGTCCAAGAAGCGCTTGTCACTGGCCCACAGCCCATCATTACCCCGCACACCATCCTGCTCGGTCATTCGCTTGACTGCGACCTGGACTCGCTCAAGATCCGCCACCCCTTGGTAATTGACACGAGCGTCATCTACCGTCACCACCGCGGCCCACCGTTCAAGCCCAGCTTGAAGTACCTCACCCAGAAGTATCTCGGAAAGGTGATTCAGCAGGGTGAGGGTGGCCACGACTCGGAGGAAGACGCGCGGGCGTGCGCAGGTCTCTTGAAGATGAAGCTCATAcatg GACCTGACTTTGGCGACCCCAACGAGGACAGCGAGTCGGTGttcgagcgccttgcgcgaTCCAACCAGTCTACACTTATCGCCGACCACGGCAATCCACGACAGTGGTACGgagcggccgcgacgacagctGTGGGCTgcacgaccgacgacgaggtcgttgaCGCGGTGGTCAAGCACGTCGACGGGCACAAATACACCTTTGCCCGGCTGACCGAGCTGTCGACGGTGCAGCGTTGGAACAGCAGCGGAgaccacgacgtcgacatgacCGACATGAGCGAcagtgtcgagctcgacgaggccctcgacgactttgacgggcgcctgcagcgcctgcacgccgcgctgccgcccaaCTCGGCACTCATCCTGCTGACCGGCAACGCGGACCCGCGGCCGATGGTGAGCCTGAACCAGCGGCGCATGCGTTTCGAGCGGGCGTTCCGCGCGCTGGGAAGCACCGAAGACATTCCACCCGAGAGCAGGTGGatggccgaggacgacaggGAGTatgagcgcgccgtcgctgagGCGCGTGAGGGGATGGCGTTCTTCTGTGTCAAGGCATAG
- the dbnl-b gene encoding Drebrin-like protein B gives MSVSFTAPDLQPTYQALVDGTADYDWALFNQAGNELKVQATGNGLDDLSEEFLDGRIQYAFARVKDPSRSLDRSVLIAWCGEGVPESRKGLFHTNLSQVQTKFLKGAHLVIQARSDLDVTPEHIAKRIQESSGSKYSSGSTVPVANRAPAVAKPAVPSYRPSQGLGGSQGRPTPAAPPPVSTFSRPTPAASAPPPPPAATRPTPPPPAPAPAPAPVVAAPPPAPPRPVVSAATPTPAPAADSSKPAYEDRIAPVGTNYEPVKLAAPGKLANRWNPAGSRADDDEADAAPAVSIKDRMAAFNTPAQTASVPQPSGKKLTWAERQAAAKKQAEEEEAASAAASAAVTANRGSFSRPSFGSAATRPAVPPPAPAPAFTPPVAVSAPPPPPPPPAAPSPPPAASRAIPPRPADSDDEKEDDDNWDAPAPPPPAPFRPPVAEREEEPEPEAAPPPPPPPPPPPPPPPPPPAADPVSELTRLKEDLTLHDAPAAPPPPPIPSASRPVVAAAEPVPPPPPPPPPPPPPAAAAPAGKVARAVYDYEAAEENEVGFVEGELLTNIEEVDEGWWSGTNAAGHSGLFPSNYVELEEGGAYEAPQHHYEPVHEPEPEPEPEPEAAPPPPPPPPPPPPPPPPAAAAPVAEDLGEVMVAAYDYDAAEDNELSFREGDKITHIERVDADWWQGVVNGAEGLFPAAYVVTEEEFAAL, from the exons ATGTCGGTATCCTTCACGGCGCCCGACCTCCAACCTACCTACCAGGCCCTGGTAGACGGCACGGCAGACTACGACTGGGCCCTCTTCAACCAGGCGGGcaacgagctcaaggtcCAGGCGACTGGCaacgggctcgacgacctgtcGGAGGAGTTCCTCGACGGACG CATCCAGTATGCGTTCGCGCGTGTCAAGGACCCCTCT cgctcgctcgaccgcAGCGTTCTCATCGCGTGGTGCGGCGAAGGCGTCCCCGAGTCTCGCAAGGGCCTGTTCC ACACCAACCTCTCGCAGGTCCAGACCAAGTTCCTCAAGGGCGCCCACCTCGTCATCCAGGCTCGCTCGGAC CTCGACGTAACCCCCGAGCACATTGCCAAGCGCATCCAGGAGTCGTCGGGATCCAAGTACTCTTCTGGCTCGACGGTGCCCGTCGCCAACCGTGCGCCAGCGGTCGCCAAGCCGGCCGTACCGTCGTACCGCCCCAGCCAAGGCCTTGGTGGATCGCAGGGAAGG CCCACACCAGCGGCCCCGCCCCCCGTGTCGACCTTCTCGCGCCCAACCCCcgctgcgtcggcgccgcccccgccgccggccgcaacgcgccccaccccgcctccgcctgctcctgctccggcgccggctccagtggtcgctgcgccgccgcctgcgccccCTCGCCCCGTCGTCTCAGCCGcgacgcccacgcccgcgccggccgcagACTCCTCCAAGCCCGCGTACGAGGACCGCATTGCGCCCGTCGGCACAAACTATGAGCCTGTCAAGCTTGCTGCGCCTGGCAAGCTGGCTAACCGCTGGAACCccgccggcagccgcgccgacgacgacgaggccgatgccgcccccgccgtcaGCATCAAGGACCGCATGGCTGCTTTCAACACCCCGGCACAGACTGCCTCGGTGCCCCAGCCTAGCGGCAAGAAGCTGACCTGGGCCGAGCGCCAggccgcggccaagaagcaggcggaagaggaggaggctgcgaGCGCTGCCGCCTCTGCAGCAG TTACTGCCAACAGGGGCTCGTTCTCGCGCCCATCGTTTGGCTCTGCCGCCACGCGACCTGCCGTCCCTCCCCCCGCTCCGGCGCCGGCTTTCACACCACCTGTCGCCGTCTCggctcctccgcctcccccgcctccccctgCGGCACCCTCGCCTCCCCCGGCTGCGTCTCGTGCCATCCCCCCTCGTCctgccgactcggacgatgagaaggaagacgacgacaactGGGACGCGccggctcctcctccccctgcTCCCTTCAGGCCACCTGTtgctgagcgcgaggaggagcccgagccggaggctgccccgcccccgcctcctccgcctcctcctcccccaccacctccccctcctccccccgctgccgacccGGTCAGCGAGCTCACACGCCTCAAGGAGGACCTCACGCtccacgacgcgccggccgctcctcctcccccgcccatCCCCTCGGCCTCTCGCCCAGTCGTCGCGGCTGCCGAACCCGTgccaccccctcctcctccccctcctcccccgcctcctcccgccgctgccgcacCAGCCGGCAAGGTCGCGCGTGCTGTGTACGACtacgaggccgccgaggagaacgaGGTTGGgttcgtcgagggcgagctcctcACCAACATtgaggaggtggacgagggaTGGTGGTCGGGCACCAATGCCGCGGGCCACTCTGGTCTCTTCCCCTCCAACtatgtcgagctcgaggagggcggtgcCTACGAGGCACCCCAGCACCACTACGAGCCCGTGCATGAGCCCGAGCCAGAgcccgagccagagccagaagcggcgccgcctcctcccccacctcctccccctccccctcccccgcctcctcccgctGCGGCCGCACCCGTTGCCGAGGACCTGGGCGAGGTCATGGTTGCGGCGTACGACTACGACGCGGCAGAGGACAACGAGCTGTCGTtccgcgagggcgacaagaTTACCCACattgagcgtgtcgacgccgactggTGGCAGGGTGTGGTtaacggcgccgagggcctctTCCCCGCCGCCTATGTCGTGACCGAGGAGGAGTTTGCGGCTCTTTAA
- the CC1G_00798 gene encoding Glutamyl-tRNA(Gln) amidotransferase subunit A, mitochondrial, with protein MKRSALRLAQAAKHAHAAGGQGAASGPPSPYSWINPDKAASTSGPLGGRLIAIKDNISYSKGPTTCSSDILQDFVPPYDATCVQSLTSAGAHIVGKTKMDEFGMGSQTTHLPPSYTPVHNPSGPPSDTLPRSAGGSSGGSAAAVAEGSCWAALGTDTGGSVRLPASYCGVVGLKPSYGLISRYGVVAYADSLDCVGVLGKSVDLVEKVFGVVSHPDENDMTCVSEENRQTASSILDAYSPSSSSLAGLRIGLPIQTHLEAPNVQLPTSLLEHFKSLGATLHPVDMPSLTMALPAYYVLASAEAASNLGRFGGGWYGSEWERERVEGESGAARRRRIRTQGFGPEVRKRILAGTYALTADAFNNSYLKALHLRRLVRKEFGAVFRIPHPLAPGEAPGHGVDLLLHPTAVRTAPRLGEDNGEPEYLQDVLTVPASLAGLPAMSVPAGRGADGWPIGVSLVGQWGMEDIVFRAGRAVEQWK; from the exons aTGAAGCGCTCAGCACTGCGACTGGCTCAGGCAGCAAAACACGCACACGCTGCAGGGGGTCAAGGTGCAGCATCAGGCCCTCCATCACCCTACAGCTGGATCAACCCCGACAAGGCGGCTTCAACAAGTG GCCCACTCGGAGGACGCCTCATTGCAATTAAAGATAACATTTCGTACAGCAAGGGGCCGACAACATGCTCGTCTGACATTCTTCAAG ACTTTGTGCCGCCATACGATGCAACGTGCGTCCAGTCCCTCACatcggccggcgcgcacaTTGTCGGCAAGACCAAGATGGACGAGTTTGGCATGGG ATCGCAAACAACTCACCTGCCACCATCGTACACGCCAGTGCATAACCCGTCGGGTCCCCCGAGCGATACGCTGCCCCGGTCAGCGGGCGGCAGCTCGGGCGGTTCGGCAGCAGCGGTCGCCGAAGGAAGCTGCTGGGC TGCTTTGGGAACAGACACGGGCGGCTCGGTCCGCCTCCCGGCGAGCTACTGCGGGGTAGTGGGACTCAAGCCGAGCTACGGCCTGATTAGCCGGTACGGTGTCGTCGCGtacgccgactcgctcgactgTGTCGGTGTGCTTGGAAAGTCTGTCGACTTGGTGGAGAAGGTGTTCG GCGTGGTGTCCCACCCCGACGAGAACGACATGACCTGCGTGTCGGAGGAGAACAGGCAGACGGCGTCGTCAATCCTCGACGCGTactcaccctcgtcgtcgtctctgGCGGGTCTGCGCATCGGCCTGCCTATCCAGACGCACCTGGAAGCGCCCAATGTCCAgctgccgacgtcgctgcTGGAGCACTTCaagtcgctcggcgcgacgctgcaCCCTGTCGACATGCCGAGCCTGACCATGGCGCTCCCGGCGTACTATGTGCTCGCCAGTGCTGAGGCGGCGAGCAATCTCGGCCGGTTCGGTGGCGGGTGGTACGGCTCGGAgtgggagcgcgagcgcgtggagGGCGAATCTGGCgctgcgaggcggcggcggatcaGAACGCAGGGTTTCGGGCCCGAGGTCCGGAAGCGTATCCTCGCGGGAACATATGCGCTGACAGCGGA TGCGTTCAACAACTCGTATCTCAAGGCGCTGCACCTTCGCCGCCTGGTGAGGAAAGAGTTCGGGGCCGTCTTCCGCATCCCCCACCCCCTGGCGCCGGGCGAGGCGCCcggccacggcgtcgacctcctccttcACCCTACCGCCGTGCGCACGGCCCCAAGACTGGGCGAGGACAACGGCGAGCCAGAGTACCTGCAGGACGTGTTGACcgtgccggcgtcgctggccgGTCTCCCCGCAATGTCGGTGCCGGCTGGCCGTGGAGCGGACGGGTGGCCGATCGGCGTGAGCCTCGTCGGCCAGTGGGGCATGGAGGACATTGTCTTCCGTGCGGGTCGTGCTGTTGAGCAGTGGAAGTAG
- the Wrnip1 gene encoding ATPase WRNIP1: MSAKVECPICNRSVPEANINLHLDLQCPGAPGLSSPPASAAPGPSAQKRLSTSQDDSEVEVLDQTPVPRKNTRSRPLAAANPSAGPSSTAPEREPAVKREANEYLSGSGAEKRRRVNALVANQPLAERSRPSSLDTYIGQEDIVGPGSLLRSRIERGEGVGSCILWGPPGSGKTTLARLIAKTANADFKELSATSAGTSDVRQIFEQAKNGLLLTGRKTIMMVDEIHRFNRPQQDLFLPYVENGWVQLIGATTENPSFKVNGALLSRCQVFVLSAHPPEHLEAILRNALRSLPPPVPRLPPQLLPFLADVADGDARQALNGLELALKVCETPEFRQTTLDEVVKSEPSVSGKVKSEPPSSGDADDDDDAALRDRLDEQLKRDEQLMEAVRRGLRKGYDRTGEERYDMISALHKCLRSSDGSASMYWLARMITGGEDPLYICRRLVVMASEDIGLADPHALPLAMATYQACQVIGLPECRINLAHCVAYLAEAPKSTRSYEAYKRAESLATNPPLPPVPLQVRNAPTRLMKKLGYGKHYSYNPDFAHPVWNETLPPPLAERSSMDPKAPMKHILRTPENEVSDKAWDEERLKEWEERANGGKPWKGRAVRRAKMMAGEWVPRAQHQNAEEQYSRGTEQQPAREQGRG, from the exons ATGTCGGCAAAAG TCGAGTGCCCGATCTGCAATCGCAGCGTGCCAGAGGCAAATATCAACCTCCATCTGGACCTCCAGTGTCCAGGTGCACCGGGcctctcgtcgccgccggcgtcggccgcgccgggACCGAGCGCGCAGAAGCGCCTGTCTACGTCACAGGACGACAGTGAAGTCGAGGTGCTGGACCAGACACCTGTGCCGCGGAAGAACACGCGATCGCGGCCTCTGGCAGCGGCAAACCCGTCTGCTGGCCCGTCGTCCACTGCGCCGGAGCGCGAGCCAgccgtcaagcgcgaggcgaACGAGTACCTCAGTGGCTCTGGAGCTGAGAAGCGACGCCGGGTGAATGCTCTTGTGGCAAATCAGCC ACTAGCAGAACGCTCGCGGCCTTCCTCTCTCGACACATACATCGGCCAGGAAGATATCGTGGGGCCAGGGAGCCTGTTGAGGTCACGCATAGAGAGGGGAGAGGGCGTGGGGAGCTGCATTCTCTGGGGGCCGCCAGGGAGCGGCAAGAC AACCCTCGCACGTCTGATTGCCAAGACTGCAAACGCCGACTTCAAAGAGCTGTCTGCAACCAGCGCAGGGACCTCGGATGTGCGCCAGATCTTTGAACAAGCGAAGAACGGGCTGTTGTTGACTGGACG CAAAACCATTATGATGGTCGACGAGATTCATAGGTTCAACAGGCC GCAGCAAGACCTGTTCCTCCCTTATGTGGAGAACGGCTGGGTTCAGCTCATTGGCGCGACCACCGAGAACCCCAGTTTCAAGGTGAACGGAGCCCTGCTCTCGCGATGCCA GGTGTTTGTCCTCTCCGCCCACCCGCCTGAACACCTGGAGGCGATCTTGAGGAACGCGCTCAGGTCGCTCCCACCTCCAGTCCCAAGGCTGCCGCCACAACTGCTCCCCTTCCTCGCAGATGTCGCAGACGGAGACGCACGCCAGGCGCTGAACGGACTAGAGCTCGCACTGAAAGTGTGCGAGACGCCAGAGTTCAGGCAGACGACgctggacgaggtggtgAAGTCGGAGCCTTCAGTCAGCGGGAAGGTGAAGAGCGAGCCTCCGTCAAgtggcgacgccgatgatgatgacgacgcgGCATTGCGCGATCGATTAGACGAGCAACTCAAGCGAGACGAGCAGCTCATGGAGGCTGTACGCCGTGGCTTGAGGAAAGGCTACGACAGGACCGGCGAGGAGCGGTACGACATGATCTCGGCGCTGCACAAGTGTCTCCGTTCGAGCGACGGGTCTGCCAGCATGTACTGGCTTGCAAGGA TGATCACAGGTGGCGAGGACCCGCTGTACATTTGTCGCCGGCTAGTCGTCATGG CGAGCGAGGACATCGGGCTCGCTGATCCTCAtgcgctgccgctcgccaTGGC CACGTACCAGGCCTGCCAGGTCATCGGACTTCCAGAATGCCGGATCAACTTGGCG CACTGTGTAGCATACTTGGCCGAAGCACCCAAGAGCACCCGCTCGTATGAAGCCTACAAGCGTGCGGAGAGCCTCGCAACGAATCCACCACTCCCGCCCGTTCCCCTCCAGGTCCGCAATGCGCCAACGCGACTGATGAAGAAGCTCGGGTACGGCAAGCACTACTCTTACAACCCCGACTTTGCGCACCCAGTGTGGAACGAGACCCTCCCGCCACCACTCGCCGAACGCTCTTCGATGGACCCCAAGGCGCCAATGAAGCACATCCTGCGCACTCCCGAGAACGAGGTATCCGACAAGGCGTGGGACGAGGAGCGGCTCAAGGAGTGGGAGGAGCGAGCCAACGGCGGGAAGCCGTGGAAGGGTAGGGCTGTGCGGAGAGCGAAGATGATGGCGGGGGAATGGGTGCCGCGCGCTCAGCATCAGAATGCCGAGGAGCAGTACTCGAGGGGCAcggagcagcagcctgcacGTGAGCAAGGACGCGGATAG